CCAGAATAGTGACTCGAGCGCGACACGCCGGGCGGCAACCCTCGATTGGCGCCGGGCGCGAATCTGGTGGTAATGTCTCATGTCGGCGGGGGAAGTCCTGCCGCCTGAAATACGCACCTCTAGCTCAATTGGCAGAGCAGCTGACTCTTAATCAGCGGGTTCCCGGTTCAAGTCCGGGGGGGTGCACCACACAAGAAAAAGCCCGGTCGCAGTCATGCGGCCGGGCTTTTTCGTACCCGGTCGCGATCTCTGCGCAGGCCAATAAACTGAGAGCACGCTGTGTGTGGCGGAAGCCAGGAACAGGCCGGGGCGCCGGCACGTTGTGTCGAGGGAACGTCCACGATCACGGCGTCCACGATCAAGGAGAGACACTATGAGCGGAACCACTGAGACGGCGACACTGGCAGGCGGCTGCTTCTGGGGCGTCGAGGAGCTCGTGCGCAAGCGCGAGGGCGTTATCTCGACCCGCGTGGGCTACACGGGTGGCGACACCCCGAACGCGACCTACCGCAACCACGGCGACCACGCCGAGGCCATCGAGATCACCTTCGACCCCGAGCGCACCAGCTTCCGCGAGTTGCTGGAGTTCTTCTTCCAGATCCACGACCCGTCCACCAAGGACCGGCAGGGCAACGACCGCGGCCGCAGCTACCGTTCGGCGATCTTCTTCGCGGATGCCGAGCAAGAGCGCGTCGCACGCGACACTATCGCGGATGTCGACGCATCCGGCATCTGGCCCGGCCCGGTGGTGACCGAGGTCGAGCCCCTCGGCGACTTCTGGCTCGCCGAGCCCGAGCACCAGGACTACCTGCAGAACTACCCGAACGGCTACACCTGCCACTTCGTGCGGCCGGGTTGGGTGCTGCCGCGTCGCGAGCAGGTCGCGAACTAGCTTCACTGCGCCACCTCTGTCGGCCCGGTCGTGTTCATCACGACCGGGCCGGTCTATTCTGGGCGGATGACCGGGGCTGAGTGGCGCGACCCGGCCCATCGGCCGGTTGTGCTCGCGCTGCCGTTCGCCGGGCGGTGGCTGGCACGCAACAGCCCCGCCCGGCGCATCCCCAGCCACGGCACCGATCTGCTGGGGGAGCGCTATGCCATCGATTTCATCGGCGTCGACGAGCGCGGCCGTAGCGCCGCAGTGAGGGACTGGGGCACCCTCTTCGGCACCGAACCGGCCGAACGCTTCGTCGGCTTCGGCCGGCCGATCCTCGCGCCGGCGGACGGAATCGTCGTCGCGGCGCACGACGGTGAGCCCGATCACGAGGCCCGTCGCTCGCAACTCAGCCTGGTGCCCTACGCGCTCGGGCAGGCGAGCCGGCTCCGTGCGGGCGTGCCGGCCATCGCCGGAAACCACGTGGTCATCGCCCTGGCCGACGGCGCCGGCTTCGTGGCGCTCGTGCACCTGAGGAGCGGTTCGGTGCGGGTCGTCGCAGGCGACGGTGTGCGGGTGGGCCAGCCGCTGGCCCAGTGCGGCAATTCGGGGAATTCCACCCAGCCGCATGTGCACCTGCAGGTGATGGACAGCGCGGACCTCACGGTCGCGCGGGGCGTGCCCGTGGCGTTCCGGGGCTACCGGGAATGGCGGCGTGGCTCCGCGCAGCCCCGCTCGTACGACGTCGGCATCCCCGGTGAGGGCGCCCTCGTCGAGGCACGTCCGGTCGACCCGCCACCCGACTCCACCGCGCGAGAGCGTTGACAGCCTCCGCAACCCGGGCAATCGTGGCGTGAAGCATGGGTCTCCGCGCGCCGGTGGGTTCCGCCGCGGGTGCAGGCTCCGACGCCGAGGAGGAGAGCCGAGATGACCGAACAGGCGCAGTCCGAACAGTCGCAGTCCGAACAGTCGCAGTCCGAACAGGCGCAGTCCGACGAAGAATCCCGCGTGGACCATCCGAGCGTGGCCGAGCGGACCGCCCGCGGCAAGTCCGCACGCAAGGCCACGCCGGTGTCCAGCCATCGAGGCTGGCAGCCGGCGGACGACCGCCCCGACCCGGTCGCGCTCCTCGAGGAGCAGAACCTCACCCGGGTGCCCGACCTGGTGCCTGTGCGGCACGGTCGCATGATGGTCTCACCGTTCACCTTCTACCGGGGCGCCGCCAAGATCATGGCCGCCGACCTGAAGGACACCCCGCGGGCCGGGCTCATCGTGCAGCTTTGCGGGGACGCCCACCTGTCCAACTTCGGGATCTTCGCCTCCCCGGAACGCCACCTCCTGTTCGATCTCAATGACTTCGACGAGACGCTGCCGGGCCCGTTCGAATATGACGTGCTGCGCATGACGGCGAGCTTCACGATCGCCGCTCGCAACAACGGCTTCTCCTCGTCGGACATTCGCGAGGTGACGCTGCAGGCGGTGCGCTCCTACCGGGAGGCGATGACCCAGTTCTCCGGCATGGGCACCCTGGACATCTGGTACGCCCGGATGTCCGAGCAGGAGCTGATGGACGCCATGGACATGGCCAGGGCCAACCAGAAGGGCAAGGTGGCCAAAAAAGCCTCGAAGACGCTCGAGAAGAACGCCCTGAAGAACGCGGCGAAAGCGCGCTCACGGGACAGCCTGCAGGCGCTGGCCAAACTCGCCGAGTTCGTCGACGGTCGCTACCGGATCATCAGCCAGCCGCCGATCGTGATCCCGGTGCGGGACCTTGCCGAAACCTTCGGCTTGAGCGCGGAGGAAGCCGAGGCCGCCGTCCGGGAGCAACTGGTGTCGTACCGTCAGACCCTGCAGGACGACCGGCGCCAGCTGCTGGAGCGATTCGAGGTGGTCGATGTGGCCCACAAAGTGGTGGGTGTGGGCAGCGTCGGCAACCGGGCCTTCATCGCCCTGCTCCAGGGGCGCGACGAGCAGGATCCGCTGTTCCTGCAGGTGAAGGAGGCGACCGCATCCGTTCTCGAAGACCACCTACCCCGCAGCGTGTACGACCAGCCCGGTGAACGGGTGGTGCAGGGGCAGCGGATGATGCAGGCCGCCAGCGATATCTTCCTGGGCTGGACGAAGGGGATGCAGGCCGACCGGTACCTGTACTGGCGTCAGCTGCGGGACATGAAGTGGTCAGTGGTCGTGGAGGCGATGGTTCCCATGGGGATGACGTTCTATGCGCATGCCTGCGGCTGGACCCTGGCCAGGGCGCACGCCCGCTCTGGCGATCCGGTGGCCATCGCCGCCTATCTGGGCGGCAGTGACAAGTTCGATCGAGCCGTCACCGATTTCGCCTACAGGTATGCCGACCAGAACGATCTGGACTACCAGCTGTTCCTCGACGCCGTGCGCACGGGCCGGCTGGTCGCCCGCAGCGGCGTCTGAGCTGCTCCCGGCCACGAATGTTGCCCGAGCGGACACTTGCGGCCGGTGCGCGGTATTTGTCAACCTGTTTGAGACAGGTTGGGTTTGGGTTTTTGGCGGGGGTCGTTGATGCATACCCGGCCCGGTAGGGCCGGGGGCTTGGGGTGTTGGGCGTAGCGTTCCGGATGCGTTCTGAATGCGGTGTTGAGGACCTGGCTTCGGCGACGGGTCACTCGGTCGGTGCGGCCGTAGTGAACGTCGTTGGGGGTGTTCCAGGCGATGCCGGAGTGGCGGTGGTTCTGGTTGTATTCGTGGAAGAACCAGCCGAAGTAGGCGCGGGCGTCATCGGTCGTGGCGAAGATCTCGGGGAATGCGAGATCGTATTTCGCGGTCTTAAATAACGCTTCGCTGTAGGGGTTATCGTTGGAGACTTTGGGCCGTGAGAAGGACTTATCGACGCCGAGTTTCTCCAGCAGCAAGGACACCGGTGTGCTCACCATCGCCGCACCGTTATCCGAGTGCAGATAGTTCGGCGCGACGCCGTGGTTCGCGGTGACCGCTTCTTGGATCAGTTCTTCGGCGAGGTCACCATCCTCGTAGGCCTCCAGCCGCCAGCCCACGACGCGGCGGGAGTAGATGTCCATGATCACGTAGAGGTGGAAGTAGCGGCCCCGGATCGTGGTCTTGAGCTTGGTGATGTCCCAGGACCACACCTGTGACGGGGCGGTCGCGACCAGCTCGGGGATCTTCTTCGGCGACCC
This is a stretch of genomic DNA from Cryobacterium soli. It encodes these proteins:
- the msrA gene encoding peptide-methionine (S)-S-oxide reductase MsrA, with amino-acid sequence MSGTTETATLAGGCFWGVEELVRKREGVISTRVGYTGGDTPNATYRNHGDHAEAIEITFDPERTSFRELLEFFFQIHDPSTKDRQGNDRGRSYRSAIFFADAEQERVARDTIADVDASGIWPGPVVTEVEPLGDFWLAEPEHQDYLQNYPNGYTCHFVRPGWVLPRREQVAN
- a CDS encoding DUF2252 domain-containing protein, encoding MTEQAQSEQSQSEQSQSEQAQSDEESRVDHPSVAERTARGKSARKATPVSSHRGWQPADDRPDPVALLEEQNLTRVPDLVPVRHGRMMVSPFTFYRGAAKIMAADLKDTPRAGLIVQLCGDAHLSNFGIFASPERHLLFDLNDFDETLPGPFEYDVLRMTASFTIAARNNGFSSSDIREVTLQAVRSYREAMTQFSGMGTLDIWYARMSEQELMDAMDMARANQKGKVAKKASKTLEKNALKNAAKARSRDSLQALAKLAEFVDGRYRIISQPPIVIPVRDLAETFGLSAEEAEAAVREQLVSYRQTLQDDRRQLLERFEVVDVAHKVVGVGSVGNRAFIALLQGRDEQDPLFLQVKEATASVLEDHLPRSVYDQPGERVVQGQRMMQAASDIFLGWTKGMQADRYLYWRQLRDMKWSVVVEAMVPMGMTFYAHACGWTLARAHARSGDPVAIAAYLGGSDKFDRAVTDFAYRYADQNDLDYQLFLDAVRTGRLVARSGV
- a CDS encoding M23 family metallopeptidase; protein product: MTGAEWRDPAHRPVVLALPFAGRWLARNSPARRIPSHGTDLLGERYAIDFIGVDERGRSAAVRDWGTLFGTEPAERFVGFGRPILAPADGIVVAAHDGEPDHEARRSQLSLVPYALGQASRLRAGVPAIAGNHVVIALADGAGFVALVHLRSGSVRVVAGDGVRVGQPLAQCGNSGNSTQPHVHLQVMDSADLTVARGVPVAFRGYREWRRGSAQPRSYDVGIPGEGALVEARPVDPPPDSTARER
- a CDS encoding DDE-type integrase/transposase/recombinase, yielding MPVVRACALVGYSRASFYRHRSPRARLAAPIPQKDRHQPATLSTAESAQILALINTPEYEGFSICQAFYRAWDAGVYLASKSSWYRVARAAGQVHERRRQAEGSPKKIPELVATAPSQVWSWDITKLKTTIRGRYFHLYVIMDIYSRRVVGWRLEAYEDGDLAEELIQEAVTANHGVAPNYLHSDNGAAMVSTPVSLLLEKLGVDKSFSRPKVSNDNPYSEALFKTAKYDLAFPEIFATTDDARAYFGWFFHEYNQNHRHSGIAWNTPNDVHYGRTDRVTRRRSQVLNTAFRTHPERYAQHPKPPALPGRVCINDPRQKPKPNLSQTG